In Candidatus Eremiobacterota bacterium, one genomic interval encodes:
- the rplT gene encoding 50S ribosomal protein L20, whose translation MPRVKRGTIALKKRRKIMKLAKGYRGARHKRIKSAREAVIHALTYSFRDRRAKKRDFRKLWIIRINAAARQNGLSYSRFISGLKSAGVTINRKMLADLAVTDAQAFQEFANLAKKHCAAVAS comes from the coding sequence ATGCCAAGAGTTAAAAGAGGAACAATCGCGCTTAAGAAAAGAAGAAAGATCATGAAGCTCGCAAAAGGCTACCGCGGTGCGAGGCATAAGCGCATAAAGAGCGCCCGTGAGGCGGTCATTCACGCGCTCACCTATTCATTCAGGGATAGAAGAGCAAAGAAAAGAGATTTCAGGAAGCTCTGGATCATAAGGATAAACGCGGCGGCGAGGCAGAACGGTCTTTCATACAGCCGTTTTATCAGCGGCCTTAAGAGCGCCGGCGTCACCATCAACAGGAAAATGCTGGCTGATCTGGCCGTTACTGATGCACAGGCCTTTCAGGAGTTTGCGAATCTTGCAAAGAAGCACTGTGCCGCTGTTGCTTCATAG
- a CDS encoding PEP/pyruvate-binding domain-containing protein — translation MTDEEQRALNFFSYLEKYPELVRRYIRQIMQDTLYRDDILNEFTFKKLIGKRAIEIQSAAGGNPYEPAEIWRERCREAKKQLIDFFFSSNYSLDYLKQLIVDHSGEIESELSISFPLDFEFAMDVEKVSTRVLIKKMDYYASLRPEDQEKVQHEMRELKVVLIRRLVTDNPEQVRIAERFFTMEHLREIHRRMIGTGKVGGKSTGMLMAYYIVRMAEEEDPYNFSEFIKIPDSYYLGDEVCINYLDFNGLLDFRNQKFKPNEVMEREYEEIEKKILGGRFPESIWIRFRTLMEKMGKKPMIVRSSSLLEDNIGVSFAGKYDSYFLPNQGTPKENLKSFAMAIKKIYGGVFSPDAIIYRKRSKMQYEYESMAILIQEVVGRPRGRYFFPDVAGVIFSENPYLWSRRIRKEDGMMRIVHGLGTRAVDRVGEDYPRMVSLSVPELRPEAQADIFKYSQKFIDLIDLEKNEFISEPLEKVIGENPLAASSYVYSVKTEDMIRPVMTVLDFENHRPVITFDRLLSSSRFPHTVAQAVDKIKRFYGLELDIEFAGNVDSNGDFKIYLLQCRPQSTREEFQHVEVPEVPLEDILFTCASEVSNVKIERIDFIVYVDPEAYDKVARVSDRYEIARLVGRINRLMECRTAILLGPGRWGSNNIKLGVPVKYNEINNFRLLGEIARSKSGIIPEVSFGTHFFQDLVESGIHCIPLYPDDSRVIFNYAFFQNTPNRFLALVDPEQYRRFEKIIKVFEFEGPRRGEIRLDGSTESGKCYLAACPDEEKGR, via the coding sequence ATGACCGACGAAGAACAGAGAGCCCTCAATTTCTTCTCTTACCTTGAGAAATACCCTGAGCTGGTGAGACGCTATATAAGGCAGATCATGCAGGATACCCTTTACCGTGATGATATTCTCAACGAGTTTACCTTTAAGAAGCTCATAGGGAAAAGGGCCATCGAGATTCAGAGCGCCGCGGGGGGAAACCCCTATGAACCGGCCGAGATCTGGAGGGAGCGCTGCCGTGAAGCGAAAAAGCAGCTTATAGACTTTTTCTTCTCCTCCAATTACTCTCTGGATTACCTCAAGCAGCTCATTGTGGATCACTCGGGCGAGATTGAATCGGAGCTGAGTATCTCTTTCCCCCTGGACTTTGAGTTTGCCATGGACGTGGAAAAGGTCTCGACGCGGGTACTGATAAAGAAAATGGATTACTATGCCTCGCTCCGGCCTGAGGATCAGGAAAAGGTCCAGCATGAGATGAGGGAGCTCAAGGTGGTCCTCATAAGACGCCTTGTGACCGACAATCCCGAGCAGGTGAGGATTGCAGAGCGCTTCTTCACCATGGAGCACCTCAGGGAGATACACAGGAGAATGATCGGCACGGGGAAGGTGGGCGGCAAGAGCACGGGGATGCTCATGGCCTACTATATCGTGAGAATGGCCGAAGAGGAGGACCCTTACAACTTCAGCGAGTTTATCAAGATACCTGACTCCTACTATCTCGGCGACGAGGTCTGCATCAACTACCTTGATTTTAACGGCCTCCTGGACTTCAGGAACCAGAAGTTCAAGCCCAATGAGGTGATGGAGCGGGAGTACGAGGAGATAGAAAAAAAGATCCTCGGGGGGCGCTTTCCCGAATCAATCTGGATCCGCTTCAGGACTCTCATGGAGAAGATGGGAAAAAAGCCCATGATAGTGAGGTCTTCAAGCCTTCTGGAAGACAACATCGGAGTGAGCTTCGCCGGGAAGTATGACTCTTATTTTCTTCCCAACCAGGGCACTCCCAAGGAGAATCTCAAGAGTTTTGCCATGGCCATAAAGAAGATATATGGCGGTGTCTTCTCGCCCGACGCCATCATTTACCGCAAGCGGAGCAAGATGCAGTATGAATATGAGTCCATGGCCATCCTGATCCAGGAGGTCGTGGGCCGCCCGAGGGGGCGGTATTTTTTCCCCGACGTGGCCGGCGTCATATTCAGCGAGAATCCCTATCTCTGGTCCCGGAGGATCAGGAAGGAGGACGGCATGATGCGCATCGTCCATGGCCTTGGCACAAGGGCCGTGGATCGTGTAGGCGAGGATTACCCGCGCATGGTGAGCCTCTCGGTGCCGGAGCTCCGCCCTGAAGCGCAGGCCGACATATTCAAGTATTCGCAGAAATTCATCGATCTCATCGACCTGGAAAAAAACGAGTTTATCTCGGAGCCCCTTGAGAAGGTGATCGGCGAGAACCCCCTTGCCGCAAGCTCTTATGTGTACTCCGTGAAGACCGAGGACATGATAAGGCCCGTGATGACTGTCCTTGATTTTGAAAACCACAGGCCTGTCATCACCTTTGACAGGCTCCTCTCCTCATCAAGATTCCCCCATACAGTCGCCCAGGCCGTAGATAAGATCAAGCGCTTCTATGGCCTGGAGCTCGATATAGAGTTTGCCGGGAATGTTGACTCAAACGGTGATTTCAAGATCTACCTTCTCCAATGCCGGCCCCAGAGCACGAGGGAGGAGTTCCAGCACGTGGAAGTCCCCGAAGTGCCTCTTGAAGATATTCTCTTCACCTGCGCGAGCGAGGTTTCAAACGTGAAGATAGAAAGGATTGACTTCATAGTCTATGTGGATCCAGAGGCTTACGACAAGGTTGCCCGCGTCTCCGACCGCTACGAGATCGCCCGCCTTGTCGGGCGTATCAACAGGCTCATGGAATGCCGTACCGCAATCCTTCTGGGACCCGGCCGCTGGGGGAGCAACAATATCAAACTGGGAGTGCCGGTGAAGTATAACGAGATCAACAATTTCAGGCTCCTGGGAGAGATCGCCCGCAGCAAGAGCGGGATCATCCCCGAGGTGAGCTTCGGGACCCATTTTTTCCAGGACCTTGTGGAGAGCGGTATCCACTGCATCCCCCTCTATCCCGACGACTCCCGCGTCATCTTCAACTATGCCTTTTTCCAGAACACTCCCAACAGGTTTCTCGCCCTTGTTGACCCTGAGCAGTACAGGCGTTTTGAAAAAATCATCAAGGTCTTTGAGTTTGAAGGGCCAAGGAGAGGGGAGATCCGGCTTGACGGCTCTACAGAATCAGGGAAGTGCTATCTTGCAGCCTGTCCTGATGAGGAAAAAGGGCGTTAA
- a CDS encoding radical SAM protein, giving the protein MRYVGHVIRPPSEADSLILQATIGCAHNRCTFCGTYRDEPFRLRDLDELFEDIAMARRCYGEVRRIFLADGDAIVMPSERLLRILVRLKETFPELQRVGIYARATDVLMKSGDELTELYHHGLKILYVGLESGADRVLRFIEKGYTSEEAIEGCLRAQKSGMKLSTIILLGVGGKEWSSEHARESARMINEVKPRYLSVLTLMVLKGTPLAARVEQGEFSLPGPEGMLEEMKLFIDGLTVDHCIFRSNHASNYVALSGTLRKDKQRLMALVEQAHLMGAYRPDFFRAL; this is encoded by the coding sequence ATGCGTTATGTAGGTCATGTCATAAGGCCTCCCTCTGAGGCGGACTCACTTATCCTTCAGGCCACCATCGGATGCGCCCACAACAGGTGCACCTTCTGCGGGACTTACCGTGACGAGCCTTTCCGCTTGAGGGACCTGGATGAGCTCTTCGAGGACATCGCCATGGCAAGACGCTGCTACGGTGAGGTGCGCAGGATTTTCCTGGCCGACGGCGATGCCATTGTGATGCCTTCCGAGCGCCTGCTGCGGATACTGGTAAGGCTGAAAGAGACCTTTCCTGAGCTTCAGCGCGTCGGCATCTATGCCCGCGCCACCGACGTCCTCATGAAAAGCGGGGATGAGCTCACAGAGCTTTATCATCATGGGCTTAAAATACTTTATGTAGGCCTTGAAAGCGGAGCTGACAGGGTTCTTCGTTTTATAGAGAAGGGCTATACCTCCGAAGAGGCCATTGAAGGGTGCCTCCGCGCCCAGAAGTCCGGCATGAAGCTCTCGACCATTATTCTTCTGGGCGTGGGAGGGAAGGAATGGTCTTCCGAGCATGCCCGGGAGTCGGCGCGCATGATAAACGAGGTGAAGCCCCGGTATCTCTCGGTCCTGACCCTCATGGTCCTGAAAGGTACCCCTCTCGCCGCCAGGGTGGAGCAGGGGGAGTTTTCACTCCCCGGCCCGGAGGGGATGCTTGAGGAGATGAAGCTTTTCATTGACGGCCTCACTGTTGATCACTGCATTTTCCGGTCAAACCACGCCTCCAACTATGTGGCCCTCTCGGGAACCCTCAGGAAAGACAAGCAAAGGCTCATGGCCCTCGTGGAGCAGGCCCATCTCATGGGAGCTTACCGGCCCGATTTTTTCAGAGCCCTCTGA
- a CDS encoding papain-like cysteine protease family protein: MNIEGLQSIQNRIGQIQSMVHGRVSSINSKLSSVPLNFQDVLNMKLGEPGPSSTSPAGTVDGVSNLKCLAQNNSISCGQTSVAMAVNSLTGKNLVDSDIDAKYGFGLLQALNGESQGAGITWRDGGTVSAGAWSLIEQKVNNEKMPVIVALNGPEFSPSGRGHIVTITKVEGDTVTFADPASGTMKTTTKDAMNNAPSHPDGNFIFYGSREGIPLPPAAMNFNPLSMLSQMNQYK; the protein is encoded by the coding sequence ATGAATATCGAAGGACTCCAGTCAATACAGAACAGGATAGGCCAGATCCAGTCAATGGTCCATGGCCGCGTTTCCTCGATCAACAGCAAGCTTTCCTCGGTGCCTCTCAATTTCCAGGATGTGCTCAACATGAAGCTCGGTGAGCCGGGCCCCTCGTCAACGTCTCCTGCGGGAACGGTGGACGGCGTGTCAAATCTCAAGTGCCTGGCCCAGAACAACAGCATCTCCTGCGGCCAGACATCGGTGGCAATGGCAGTCAATTCCCTCACGGGGAAAAACCTTGTCGACAGCGACATAGATGCCAAATACGGCTTCGGCCTCCTCCAGGCCCTCAACGGGGAATCGCAGGGGGCAGGCATTACCTGGAGGGATGGAGGAACGGTCAGCGCCGGCGCATGGAGCCTCATCGAGCAGAAGGTGAACAATGAAAAGATGCCCGTCATCGTGGCCCTCAACGGCCCCGAGTTCTCGCCCTCGGGAAGGGGCCACATCGTGACCATCACCAAGGTGGAAGGGGACACCGTGACCTTTGCCGACCCTGCCTCGGGCACGATGAAAACCACCACGAAGGATGCTATGAACAACGCTCCTTCGCATCCTGACGGCAATTTCATATTCTACGGCTCAAGAGAGGGCATACCCCTGCCGCCGGCAGCCATGAATTTCAACCCATTAAGCATGCTGAGCCAGATGAACCAGTACAAGTAG
- the rpmI gene encoding 50S ribosomal protein L35, with protein MPKIKTRRAVAKRVKVTGSGKIRRMKQFSGCKHIREKKSPKRVRNIRKTVIAAATDVPNIEKNIPYML; from the coding sequence ATGCCAAAGATTAAAACCAGAAGAGCTGTTGCAAAGAGAGTGAAGGTGACCGGTTCCGGGAAGATAAGGAGAATGAAGCAGTTCAGCGGATGCAAGCACATACGCGAGAAGAAGTCTCCCAAGAGGGTGCGCAATATTCGCAAGACTGTCATTGCTGCCGCCACTGATGTGCCCAACATCGAAAAAAACATCCCCTACATGCTGTAA
- a CDS encoding VWA domain-containing protein: MDDKKVTCKACGNSCDGVLTYCDACGAKLEELCPLCDLPHSAGARFCPTTGKALHGKNVFSETLSIITSCLGAGTRRHIPAGVLLLSLLFMGVFIMSHLRVTRVTTPVEVSFSPVAKPRIDVVFALDTTGSMGDEIQTVKEKIQAMASEIGSGRPRPDVRYGLVLYRDRGDEYVVRSFPFTRDIGAFSKLVSSASAAGGGDTPESVNEALDVAVNEMGWDNDQSTQKLIFLIGDAGPHMDYANGPVYAGVAKDAARHGISIFTVGCSGIEGSGQQVFRQIASTTGGTFDFLTYQVTYQAPTGETHYMLNAGGRSYAVDEKSVSDGSWKRGASEMAKSEKAREVTGADAPGGAAALSETESKVSHGAARNNLDSLMTGVIKDKAVKMGVTY; this comes from the coding sequence ATGGATGATAAGAAAGTGACATGCAAAGCCTGCGGGAATAGCTGCGACGGCGTCCTTACTTACTGTGACGCCTGCGGCGCGAAGCTTGAGGAACTCTGCCCCCTCTGCGATCTTCCCCACAGCGCCGGGGCGCGCTTCTGTCCCACGACAGGGAAAGCCCTCCACGGAAAGAACGTCTTTTCTGAGACCCTGTCTATTATCACCTCCTGCCTGGGGGCAGGCACAAGGCGCCATATCCCTGCCGGCGTGCTCCTTCTCAGCCTCCTCTTCATGGGGGTATTCATCATGTCCCATTTACGGGTCACAAGAGTCACGACTCCCGTGGAGGTATCTTTCAGCCCCGTGGCAAAGCCGCGGATAGACGTGGTATTTGCCCTGGACACCACGGGGAGCATGGGTGACGAGATCCAGACTGTCAAAGAGAAGATCCAGGCCATGGCCTCGGAGATAGGAAGCGGCAGGCCCCGCCCCGACGTGCGCTACGGGCTTGTGCTCTACCGTGACAGAGGTGACGAGTACGTGGTAAGAAGCTTCCCCTTCACCAGAGACATCGGCGCTTTTTCAAAGCTGGTCAGCAGCGCCTCTGCCGCCGGCGGCGGCGACACCCCCGAGAGCGTCAACGAGGCGCTTGACGTGGCAGTAAACGAGATGGGCTGGGATAACGACCAGTCAACACAGAAGCTCATATTTCTCATCGGCGACGCGGGGCCGCACATGGACTATGCCAACGGGCCTGTCTATGCAGGAGTTGCAAAGGATGCCGCAAGGCACGGGATAAGCATATTTACCGTAGGCTGCAGCGGCATAGAGGGCTCGGGCCAGCAGGTGTTCCGCCAGATAGCCTCAACGACGGGAGGGACGTTCGACTTCCTCACCTACCAGGTGACCTACCAGGCACCTACCGGCGAGACCCACTACATGCTCAACGCCGGCGGGAGAAGCTATGCCGTCGATGAGAAGTCCGTCTCCGACGGCTCCTGGAAGAGAGGGGCCTCCGAGATGGCAAAGAGTGAAAAGGCCCGGGAAGTCACCGGTGCCGACGCGCCGGGAGGCGCTGCCGCACTCTCCGAGACAGAATCCAAAGTGAGCCACGGGGCGGCGAGAAACAACCTGGACTCCCTCATGACCGGTGTCATCAAGGACAAGGCCGTGAAAATGGGAGTCACCTATTAG
- a CDS encoding Glu/Leu/Phe/Val dehydrogenase, protein MAVETKCEETLNPFKIAQAQLDEAAQLLGLDDATREFLRWPQREFVVTIPVRMDDGKTRIFRAYRVQYNSSRGPTKGGLRWHPDETIDTVRALAAWMTWKTAVVDIPLGGGKGGVTVNPKELSETEKERLARAYIDAVGRILGVTKDVPAPDVYTTPQIMAWMMDEYEKLIGEAHPMVITGKPIPLGGSQGRGDATARGGIFCVREAAKVLGIELKGAPMAIQGFGNAGQFAAILGHEILGLKLVAASDSKGGVYCKDGIDPKALVKHKNDTGSVVGFPGTEPISNEALLELEVTVLFPSALENVITSANAAKIKTKISCELANGPTTPEADKILHENKIFVIPDFLANAGGVTVSYFEQVQNTYNFYWTLEEVHKRLDEKMTKAFHDVYEMRKKYQSKNIHMRQAAYLVSVSRVAECCKLRGWV, encoded by the coding sequence ATGGCAGTAGAGACGAAATGTGAAGAAACTCTCAACCCGTTCAAGATTGCCCAGGCACAGCTTGACGAAGCTGCCCAGCTTCTTGGACTTGATGATGCTACGCGCGAGTTCCTCCGCTGGCCTCAGAGAGAGTTTGTCGTCACCATCCCTGTCAGGATGGATGACGGCAAGACAAGGATTTTCAGGGCTTACAGGGTGCAGTACAACAGCTCCCGCGGCCCGACGAAGGGCGGCCTCAGGTGGCATCCCGACGAGACTATCGACACGGTGAGAGCCCTTGCAGCATGGATGACATGGAAGACCGCCGTGGTGGATATCCCGCTTGGCGGCGGCAAGGGAGGCGTGACAGTGAACCCCAAGGAGCTCTCCGAGACAGAGAAGGAGCGCCTTGCCAGGGCTTACATCGATGCTGTCGGCCGCATTCTCGGCGTCACCAAGGATGTACCGGCTCCCGACGTGTACACCACCCCCCAGATCATGGCATGGATGATGGACGAATATGAAAAGCTCATCGGTGAGGCCCATCCCATGGTGATTACCGGCAAGCCCATACCTCTTGGTGGATCGCAGGGCCGCGGTGATGCAACGGCACGCGGCGGCATCTTTTGCGTCAGAGAGGCCGCCAAGGTCCTCGGGATTGAGCTGAAAGGCGCTCCCATGGCCATCCAGGGCTTTGGAAATGCCGGCCAGTTTGCCGCCATCCTGGGCCATGAAATCCTCGGCCTCAAGCTCGTTGCCGCGAGCGATTCAAAGGGCGGCGTGTACTGTAAGGATGGAATTGATCCTAAGGCCCTTGTCAAGCATAAAAATGACACAGGTTCAGTCGTAGGATTCCCCGGCACCGAGCCAATCTCAAATGAGGCGCTCCTTGAGCTGGAAGTGACAGTTCTTTTCCCGAGCGCTCTCGAGAACGTGATCACATCGGCCAATGCCGCCAAGATCAAGACAAAGATCTCATGCGAGCTTGCCAACGGCCCCACTACCCCGGAAGCCGACAAGATTCTGCATGAAAACAAGATCTTCGTCATTCCCGATTTCCTTGCCAACGCAGGCGGCGTGACGGTGTCATACTTCGAGCAGGTGCAGAACACTTACAACTTCTACTGGACCCTTGAAGAGGTCCACAAGAGGCTCGATGAGAAGATGACCAAGGCTTTCCACGACGTGTATGAGATGCGGAAGAAATACCAGAGCAAGAATATCCATATGCGCCAGGCGGCCTATCTGGTGTCAGTCTCCCGCGTGGCCGAATGCTGCAAGCTGAGAGGCTGGGTGTAG
- a CDS encoding WD40 repeat domain-containing serine/threonine-protein kinase, with protein sequence MNCPYCQTPQKDAAKFCNHCGASLESGELKKGSLIDNRYEIVSLVGKGGMGALYKVKDHRLMDTHYALKEMLDNFSDPRERADAISWFKREAEILCRELRHPNIPVVKDFFIEKGRYYLVMDFIEGHDADSLTLPLAEKDALEFAKTAIDIIEYLHGKKVIHRDIKPENFLKEKATGKLFLVDFGTATVFSRGRTKTAIGTEGYASPEHYEGKADERSDLYSLGATLHRLVTGADPKVRPPFAFEPVRKLNGKISEDFARIIEKAIQYKPENRYQSASEMEKDIRALIEKREKGQTPAAALQAAAPSPAALVTHLMAQPPAALFAGDSLFIRAHRGIANAVAFSPEAESLATGGSDNAVRLFSLSSGTELQAWQEHYSEVTSVAFSPDGAFIASGSGDTSVKVRRAVPGERTVSLAGHAGKVMRVLFSPGGTLLVSCAADMMIIVWDAKTWTKKVILDEHRSWKDISFSRTGKALAAVSADGTLTLFNMKTWQFLLKIEAGFDVVHSCAYSPLDNFVACGMEDGSVVLCDTQQGKAARTLKGHQGSVFSLAFAPDGMSLLSGSRDKTARLWDAASGKCLKVIGGHGGEVHSVAFSRDGSLCATACADSIVRIWKVPSLTAAPPQKPPAPQATPAAAAAPSASPPAPASASPPAPPSAPQPAVSPATTQAPAPETAPAEPPAAAGTEKSTPPAPPKAPGAPGKPLTVKSMVRTFEGHEGGAQCLAFSRKGRHLAVGTGEGDVALWDIATGNREDIKRTQKSLVDSVGTWIKGAFVGHSANVSAVIFTVLDEYLITASREHYLMVRPRGAGSGEPCMYTYEEEILCADLSKDGARLAAGTKGEILLFAFALGELTEAGSLRKGKDWINGVAISPDGKLLVSGDNGGASWLWDLSSRKELRPLMGHTKKVFSAAFSHDGKEVATSSQDGTIRLWSAATGENRLTIHDPPGNDPHDGIFVVRYAPGGLTIGSAGEDRTAKLWDRTAGRLLVIYEGHTKKINDMAFSPDGKFMATCSDDGTAHLWEVPPSL encoded by the coding sequence ATGAATTGTCCCTATTGCCAGACACCGCAGAAGGATGCCGCAAAGTTCTGCAACCATTGTGGCGCTTCTCTGGAATCAGGGGAGCTCAAAAAGGGATCCCTCATCGACAACCGCTACGAGATAGTCTCCCTCGTGGGGAAGGGCGGGATGGGCGCCCTTTACAAGGTGAAGGATCACCGCCTCATGGATACACACTATGCCCTCAAGGAGATGCTGGACAATTTTTCTGATCCCAGGGAGCGCGCCGATGCCATAAGCTGGTTCAAGCGCGAGGCCGAGATCCTCTGCAGGGAGCTCCGCCACCCCAACATTCCCGTGGTGAAGGATTTTTTCATAGAAAAAGGGCGCTATTATCTTGTCATGGACTTCATCGAGGGACATGACGCGGATTCCCTTACCCTTCCCTTAGCAGAGAAGGATGCCCTTGAGTTTGCGAAGACCGCCATTGATATAATAGAGTATCTCCACGGCAAGAAAGTGATCCACCGTGACATCAAGCCGGAAAATTTTCTCAAGGAGAAAGCCACGGGGAAGCTTTTCCTTGTGGACTTTGGAACGGCCACTGTTTTCAGCAGGGGAAGAACAAAGACGGCCATCGGCACCGAAGGCTATGCCTCACCGGAGCATTACGAGGGGAAGGCCGACGAGCGCTCGGATCTCTACTCCCTGGGAGCGACACTTCACCGCCTTGTCACCGGCGCCGATCCCAAAGTGCGCCCGCCCTTCGCCTTCGAGCCCGTCAGGAAGCTCAACGGGAAGATTTCGGAAGACTTCGCCAGGATCATTGAAAAGGCGATCCAGTATAAGCCGGAGAACCGTTATCAGAGCGCCTCAGAGATGGAAAAGGACATCCGGGCCCTCATTGAAAAGCGTGAAAAGGGCCAGACCCCCGCAGCGGCTCTGCAGGCTGCTGCTCCCTCACCCGCGGCGCTGGTGACTCATCTGATGGCCCAGCCTCCCGCGGCCCTCTTCGCCGGTGATTCCCTCTTCATAAGGGCCCACCGCGGTATTGCCAATGCCGTGGCCTTTTCTCCGGAGGCCGAGAGTCTTGCCACAGGAGGGAGCGATAATGCCGTGCGGCTCTTCAGTCTCTCGTCGGGCACCGAGCTTCAGGCCTGGCAGGAGCATTACTCTGAAGTGACCTCCGTGGCCTTTTCGCCCGATGGAGCCTTCATTGCGTCAGGCTCAGGCGACACCTCGGTGAAAGTGAGGAGAGCGGTGCCGGGCGAGAGGACCGTCTCCCTGGCGGGCCACGCCGGCAAAGTCATGAGAGTGCTTTTTTCGCCCGGAGGGACGCTGCTGGTCTCGTGTGCCGCCGACATGATGATCATCGTGTGGGATGCCAAAACGTGGACCAAGAAGGTGATCCTCGATGAGCACCGGAGCTGGAAGGATATCTCCTTTTCCCGCACAGGAAAGGCCCTGGCCGCCGTCTCTGCCGACGGCACCCTCACCCTCTTCAACATGAAGACTTGGCAGTTCCTCCTCAAGATCGAGGCGGGCTTTGATGTGGTCCACTCCTGTGCCTACTCTCCTCTGGACAATTTTGTGGCCTGCGGCATGGAGGATGGCTCGGTGGTCCTCTGCGACACCCAGCAGGGGAAGGCGGCAAGAACGCTCAAGGGGCACCAGGGAAGCGTCTTCTCCCTTGCTTTCGCTCCCGACGGCATGTCCCTTCTCTCGGGAAGCAGGGACAAGACAGCGCGCCTCTGGGATGCGGCATCGGGAAAATGCCTGAAGGTGATCGGCGGCCATGGCGGCGAAGTCCATTCCGTCGCCTTCTCCCGCGACGGCTCTCTCTGTGCCACTGCCTGCGCCGACAGCATTGTGAGAATATGGAAGGTGCCCTCATTGACAGCCGCCCCGCCGCAGAAGCCGCCAGCGCCCCAGGCGACACCCGCCGCAGCTGCCGCTCCATCAGCGTCTCCGCCAGCACCTGCGTCAGCGTCTCCGCCAGCGCCTCCGTCGGCGCCTCAGCCGGCAGTATCCCCGGCAACGACTCAGGCCCCGGCTCCGGAAACGGCTCCGGCTGAGCCTCCTGCAGCGGCCGGAACGGAAAAATCCACTCCGCCTGCACCCCCAAAGGCGCCGGGCGCCCCGGGAAAGCCTCTCACGGTGAAATCCATGGTGAGGACCTTTGAAGGCCACGAAGGAGGCGCGCAGTGCCTTGCCTTCTCAAGAAAAGGCCGGCATCTTGCCGTGGGGACCGGTGAAGGCGATGTGGCACTGTGGGATATTGCCACGGGGAACCGCGAGGACATAAAGAGAACCCAGAAATCTCTTGTTGACTCTGTGGGAACGTGGATCAAGGGGGCCTTTGTGGGCCATTCTGCCAATGTAAGCGCTGTCATCTTCACCGTCCTCGATGAATACCTTATCACGGCATCGCGGGAGCATTATCTCATGGTCCGTCCCCGTGGCGCAGGCAGCGGGGAGCCCTGCATGTACACCTACGAGGAGGAGATCCTTTGCGCCGACCTCTCGAAAGATGGCGCCAGGCTTGCGGCAGGGACGAAGGGTGAGATTCTCCTTTTTGCCTTTGCCCTTGGCGAGCTCACCGAGGCCGGGAGCCTTAGGAAAGGGAAGGACTGGATAAATGGCGTGGCGATATCGCCAGACGGGAAGCTTCTTGTTTCCGGTGACAACGGGGGAGCCTCCTGGCTGTGGGACCTGTCCTCCCGCAAGGAGCTCAGGCCCCTCATGGGCCATACGAAAAAGGTCTTCTCCGCAGCCTTTTCCCATGACGGGAAAGAAGTGGCGACAAGCTCGCAGGATGGCACCATAAGGCTGTGGAGCGCGGCAACAGGGGAAAACCGCCTTACCATTCATGATCCTCCCGGGAATGATCCCCATGACGGGATATTTGTCGTAAGGTACGCCCCTGGCGGCCTCACGATAGGATCGGCAGGAGAGGACAGGACGGCCAAGCTCTGGGACCGTACCGCAGGCCGGCTCCTTGTCATCTACGAGGGCCACACGAAGAAGATCAATGATATGGCCTTTTCACCCGATGGAAAATTCATGGCCACATGCTCTGACGACGGTACAGCCCATCTCTGGGAGGTGCCCCCTTCCCTTTGA